A section of the Pimelobacter simplex genome encodes:
- a CDS encoding glutathione S-transferase C-terminal domain-containing protein, producing MADAAKSKAFDRDMNYIPDRITREPGLSQDKYDDQQLAVPTWPAEPGRYRLVAAAACPWANRAIIVRRLLGLEDVISLGLTGPTHDPRSWTFDLDPGGVDPVLGYERLQEAYFARFPDYPRGITVPAIVDVPTRAVVTNDFPWITHDLFFEWRDHHRPDAPDLWPDDVRDEMEEVMQRIFTEVNNGVYRCGFAGSQEDYDAAYDRLWTAMDWLEERLTDRRFLMGDTLTEADVRLVTTLVRFDAVYHGHFKCNRNKLTEMPALWGYARDLFQTPELGGTIDFDQIKRHYYVVHTGINPTRIVPRGPDESGWLAPHGRGEGRRW from the coding sequence ATGGCGGACGCCGCGAAGAGCAAGGCCTTCGACCGGGACATGAACTACATCCCGGATCGGATCACCCGGGAGCCCGGCCTCTCCCAGGACAAGTACGACGACCAGCAGCTCGCCGTCCCCACCTGGCCCGCCGAGCCGGGCCGCTACCGGCTCGTCGCGGCCGCCGCGTGCCCCTGGGCCAACCGGGCGATCATCGTGCGCCGGCTCCTCGGCCTCGAGGACGTGATCTCGCTCGGCCTGACCGGGCCCACCCACGACCCGCGCAGCTGGACCTTCGACCTCGACCCCGGCGGGGTCGACCCGGTGCTGGGCTACGAGCGCCTCCAGGAGGCCTACTTCGCCCGGTTCCCCGACTACCCGCGCGGGATCACCGTCCCGGCGATCGTCGACGTGCCGACCAGGGCCGTGGTCACCAACGACTTCCCGTGGATCACCCACGACCTCTTCTTCGAGTGGCGCGACCACCACCGTCCCGACGCCCCGGACCTGTGGCCAGACGACGTGCGCGACGAGATGGAGGAGGTCATGCAGCGGATCTTCACCGAGGTCAACAACGGCGTCTACCGCTGCGGGTTCGCCGGCTCCCAGGAGGACTACGACGCGGCCTACGACCGGCTCTGGACGGCGATGGACTGGCTCGAGGAGCGGCTCACCGACCGGCGCTTCCTGATGGGCGACACCCTCACCGAGGCCGACGTGCGGCTGGTCACGACGCTCGTGCGCTTCGACGCCGTCTACCACGGCCACTTCAAGTGCAACCGCAACAAGCTGACCGAGATGCCGGCGCTGTGGGGCTACGCGCGCGACCTGTTCCAGACGCCCGAGCTCGGCGGGACGATCGACTTCGACCAGATCAAGCGGCACTACTACGTCGTGCACACCGGCATCAACCCGACCCGGATCGTGCCGCGGGGTCCCGACGAGTCCGGCTGGCTGGCGCCGCACGGCCGGGGTGAGGGGCGCCGTTGGTGA
- a CDS encoding acyl-CoA dehydrogenase: protein MSPDLLLSRRDLAFLLHEWLDVGALTERERYADHSRETFDAVLDLSAEVAAEHFAPHNALSDEHEPQFDGESVTIIPEVAAALKAFADAGLIGASMDAEAGGVQLPRVVQQACFAWFQAANVSTSGYPMLTMANANLLLAHATPEQVARFVPPMLEGRWFGTMCLSEPQAGSSLADVATRAVRQPDGSFRLFGNKMWISGGDHELGDNIVHLVLARVEGAPAGVKGLSLFATPKYVVDAAGERGERNDVTLAGINHKMGFRGTVNTVLNFGEGTHLPGGAPGAVGELVGAEGRGLAVMFHMMNEARVGVGAGAVALGYTGYRRALAYARERVQGRPLGAKDPAAPPVAIAEHADVRRMLLAAKSYVEGGLALVLRAALLLDDELTHPDPEERTRAGALLDVLTPIVKSWPSQWCLAANDLAIQVHGGYGYTREYGVEQLYRDNRLNPIHEGTHGIQALDLLGRKLVLDGGAGLQLLAGTIRASIDRAVATGDADLTSYAGRVGEAVDGLVAAVAAAWASGDPRTALVNATTGLEAAGHVVLAWTWLDQLVAAHGSTGEFYDGKRAAGRYFLTHELPKVAPMLDLLAGGDQLFNEVDPAVL, encoded by the coding sequence CCTCGCCTTCCTGCTCCACGAGTGGCTCGACGTCGGCGCCCTCACCGAGCGCGAGCGGTATGCCGACCACAGCCGCGAGACCTTCGACGCCGTGCTCGACCTCTCGGCCGAGGTCGCCGCGGAGCACTTCGCGCCGCACAACGCGCTCAGCGACGAGCACGAGCCGCAGTTCGACGGCGAGAGCGTCACGATCATCCCCGAGGTCGCGGCCGCGCTGAAGGCGTTCGCCGACGCCGGGCTGATCGGCGCCTCGATGGACGCCGAGGCCGGGGGAGTCCAGCTCCCGCGGGTGGTTCAGCAGGCCTGCTTCGCCTGGTTCCAGGCCGCGAACGTGTCGACCTCGGGCTACCCGATGCTCACCATGGCCAACGCCAACCTGCTGCTCGCGCACGCCACCCCCGAGCAGGTCGCCCGGTTCGTCCCGCCCATGCTCGAGGGCCGCTGGTTCGGCACGATGTGCCTCTCCGAGCCCCAGGCCGGGTCGTCCCTCGCCGACGTGGCCACCCGCGCGGTCCGCCAGCCCGACGGCTCGTTCCGCCTGTTCGGCAACAAGATGTGGATCTCCGGGGGCGACCACGAGCTCGGCGACAACATCGTCCACCTGGTCCTGGCCCGGGTGGAGGGTGCGCCGGCCGGCGTCAAGGGGCTCTCGCTGTTCGCCACCCCCAAGTACGTCGTGGACGCCGCCGGCGAGCGCGGCGAGCGCAATGACGTCACCCTGGCCGGGATCAACCACAAGATGGGCTTCCGTGGCACGGTCAACACGGTCCTCAACTTCGGCGAGGGCACGCACCTGCCCGGGGGCGCCCCCGGCGCCGTCGGCGAGCTCGTCGGCGCGGAGGGCCGCGGCCTCGCGGTCATGTTCCACATGATGAACGAGGCCCGGGTCGGGGTCGGCGCGGGCGCGGTCGCCCTCGGCTACACCGGCTACCGCCGCGCCCTCGCCTACGCCCGCGAGCGCGTCCAGGGTCGCCCCCTCGGCGCCAAGGACCCGGCCGCGCCGCCGGTCGCCATCGCCGAGCACGCCGACGTGCGCCGGATGCTCCTCGCCGCCAAGTCCTACGTCGAGGGCGGGCTCGCCCTGGTGCTGCGCGCCGCCCTGCTGCTCGACGACGAGCTCACCCATCCCGACCCCGAGGAGCGGACCCGCGCCGGCGCGCTGCTCGACGTCCTGACCCCCATCGTCAAGAGCTGGCCCTCGCAGTGGTGCCTGGCCGCCAACGACCTGGCCATCCAGGTCCACGGCGGCTACGGCTACACCCGCGAGTACGGCGTCGAGCAGCTCTACCGCGACAACCGGCTCAACCCCATCCACGAGGGCACCCACGGCATCCAGGCCCTCGACCTGCTCGGGCGCAAGCTCGTGCTGGACGGCGGCGCCGGCCTCCAGCTCCTCGCCGGCACCATCCGGGCGAGCATCGACCGCGCGGTGGCGACCGGCGACGCCGACCTGACGTCGTACGCGGGGCGGGTGGGGGAGGCCGTCGACGGGCTGGTCGCCGCCGTGGCCGCCGCCTGGGCCTCGGGCGACCCGCGGACCGCGCTCGTCAACGCGACCACCGGTCTCGAGGCGGCCGGGCACGTCGTGCTCGCCTGGACCTGGCTCGACCAGCTCGTCGCCGCGCACGGCTCGACCGGGGAGTTCTACGACGGGAAGCGCGCGGCCGGACGCTACTTCCTCACCCACGAGCTCCCGAAGGTCGCGCCGATGCTCGACCTGCTCGCCGGCGGGGACCAGCTGTTCAACGAGGTGGACCCCGCGGTGCTCTGA